A DNA window from bacterium contains the following coding sequences:
- a CDS encoding sigma-54 dependent transcriptional regulator, which produces MAVRILVVDDEPNIRKSIKGLLEDKGYELETVATGEDALFCIEKNNFDIVLLDIVLPGIDGIQVLEKIKQNKPYLPVVMISGQATIDNAVKATKLGAYDFLEKPIIGEKLLLLITHLLEHEGLKRQVAKRYTMVGSSNAIKKLYEELKRAAQSNSRVLIHGESGTGKELVARAIHDYSPRKTQPFITVNCAALPKELIESELFGYEKGAFTGAITKKEGKFILANTGTLFLDEVGDMSLETQAKLLRVLEEGEIEPLGGKTPIKVDVRVISATNKNLEYETQKGNFRQDLLFRINVIPIFVPPLRERIEDIGILSKYFIKLFCEENGKRSKDIESSAIKELEKYNWPGNVRELKNLMERLVIMVPRDTITVNDVVSLSRPVGIGSKEMIVGQGFSLAKNEELSLRQRVDNFERTLIQQALIAADWNIKKAAAILKTDRANLYRKIREYGLTDCRGNS; this is translated from the coding sequence ATGGCAGTCCGTATTTTAGTTGTAGACGATGAACCTAATATCAGAAAATCTATAAAAGGATTACTTGAAGATAAAGGCTACGAACTCGAGACAGTTGCTACTGGTGAGGATGCACTTTTTTGTATAGAGAAAAACAACTTTGATATCGTCTTACTTGATATTGTCTTACCCGGAATTGATGGGATTCAGGTACTTGAAAAGATTAAACAAAACAAACCTTATCTTCCTGTAGTTATGATTTCAGGTCAGGCTACAATTGATAATGCAGTAAAAGCGACTAAACTTGGTGCTTACGATTTCTTAGAGAAACCAATAATAGGCGAAAAACTGCTACTCCTCATAACACATCTTCTTGAGCATGAAGGGCTTAAAAGACAGGTTGCCAAGCGATACACAATGGTTGGGTCAAGCAATGCCATAAAAAAACTTTACGAAGAGCTTAAAAGAGCTGCCCAATCCAATAGCCGTGTCCTTATTCATGGTGAGAGTGGCACAGGCAAAGAACTTGTAGCTCGTGCTATACATGACTACAGTCCTCGAAAAACACAGCCTTTCATAACAGTAAATTGTGCTGCTCTCCCTAAAGAACTTATAGAAAGCGAGCTTTTTGGCTACGAGAAGGGTGCATTTACAGGCGCTATTACAAAGAAAGAGGGTAAATTCATTTTAGCAAATACTGGCACTCTATTTTTGGATGAGGTAGGTGATATGAGTCTTGAGACACAAGCTAAGTTGTTGCGAGTGCTGGAAGAGGGTGAAATAGAGCCATTGGGTGGCAAAACGCCGATAAAAGTGGATGTAAGAGTTATCTCTGCTACTAACAAGAATCTGGAGTATGAGACTCAAAAAGGAAATTTCAGACAAGATCTACTCTTCAGAATAAATGTAATCCCTATTTTTGTGCCTCCGCTACGGGAGCGAATTGAGGATATAGGGATTCTATCTAAATATTTTATTAAGTTATTTTGTGAAGAAAACGGTAAACGGTCAAAAGATATAGAGTCAAGTGCTATAAAAGAACTTGAAAAATATAACTGGCCAGGTAATGTAAGGGAGTTAAAGAATCTTATGGAGCGTCTTGTAATTATGGTACCCAGAGATACGATTACTGTAAACGATGTAGTCTCACTATCCCGACCTGTCGGGATAGGAAGCAAGGAAATGATTGTAGGGCAAGGCTTTAGCCTTGCAAAAAATGAAGAGTTGTCACTTCGGCAGAGAGTAGATAACTTTGAGCGCACACTTATCCAGCAAGCACTTATAGCAGCTGACTGGAATATTAAGAAGGCAGCAGCCATACTTAAAACTGACCGTGCTAACCTTTATCGTAAGATTAGAGAGTATGGTCTAACTGATTGTAGGGGTAATTCATGA
- a CDS encoding OB-fold nucleic acid binding domain-containing protein, with product MPQVKICDIQPGMSNIEVMGRIVKISGRRQVQTRFGPADVVTATLEDETGSISLSLWRQQIDLVKEGDNVKLTNAFAKTFGGKPDLNIGRDGQIITV from the coding sequence ATGCCACAGGTAAAAATTTGCGATATTCAACCCGGGATGAGTAATATTGAGGTAATGGGTCGGATAGTTAAGATAAGTGGGCGGAGGCAGGTTCAAACAAGATTTGGGCCTGCTGATGTAGTTACAGCTACATTAGAGGATGAGACAGGTTCAATTAGTCTCAGCCTCTGGAGACAGCAGATTGATTTGGTAAAGGAAGGTGATAATGTTAAACTAACAAATGCATTTGCTAAAACTTTTGGTGGCAAGCCTGATTTGAATATAGGGAGGGATGGTCAAATAATTACTGTATAA
- a CDS encoding methylmalonyl-CoA mutase family protein — protein MDTQNLKDKRSQFKSVSGEPVKILYTPEDIKDLDYTEALGFPGEYPFTRGVYSTMYCGRLWTMRQFSGFGTPRDTNKRYKYLLSKGQTGLSVAFHFPTLYGRDSDHPLSQGEVGRCGVAVDSLRDMEIIFDGIPLDRISTSMTINAPAAMLLAMYIVVGEKQGVPSEVLTGTIQNDILKEYQAQKSWIYPPEPSMRIITDILAYCSDYVPKWNTISISGYHIREAGSTATQELAFTLANGFTYVEYGMKAGLPVDKFAPRLSFFFNSHIDFFEEIAKYRAARRIWAREMRNKYGAKDTRSLLMRFHTQTAGCTLTAQQPENNIIRTAFEALSAVLGGTQSLHTNSMDETYALPTEKAVRIALRTQQLIAYETGVANTIDPVGGSYYVEALTNKLEHQAYEYFDKISALGGVIPAIEKGFFQLEIAKAAHRYQKEIEKKERIIVGVNEFVEEEPAKIELLKIPPEVEKQQIESLKQLKKERNTTKVKETLRELRDAAKGGDNLMPKILDAVRVYATLGEMCDVLREEFGEYEEPPIFW, from the coding sequence ATGGATACACAGAATCTAAAAGATAAGAGGTCTCAATTTAAGTCAGTGTCAGGTGAGCCAGTAAAAATTTTGTATACTCCAGAGGATATTAAGGACCTTGATTATACGGAGGCACTCGGTTTCCCTGGTGAGTATCCGTTTACAAGAGGTGTCTATTCTACAATGTATTGTGGCAGACTTTGGACGATGCGTCAGTTTTCTGGCTTCGGCACTCCTCGTGATACAAATAAGAGATACAAATACTTATTAAGCAAGGGGCAGACTGGTCTCTCTGTTGCATTTCACTTTCCTACCCTTTATGGCAGGGATTCAGACCACCCACTCTCACAGGGTGAAGTTGGCCGTTGTGGTGTAGCAGTAGACTCACTTCGTGATATGGAGATAATATTTGATGGTATACCACTTGACCGTATCTCTACATCAATGACTATAAACGCACCTGCTGCTATGCTACTTGCTATGTATATAGTAGTAGGTGAGAAACAAGGTGTACCATCCGAAGTCCTGACAGGCACTATCCAAAATGACATCCTTAAAGAGTATCAGGCACAAAAGTCATGGATATATCCACCTGAGCCTTCTATGCGTATTATTACAGATATACTCGCATACTGTTCAGACTATGTCCCAAAGTGGAATACTATTTCTATCTCCGGTTATCACATAAGGGAGGCAGGCTCAACTGCTACTCAAGAGCTTGCTTTTACTTTAGCAAATGGGTTTACATATGTAGAGTATGGGATGAAGGCTGGTCTTCCAGTGGATAAGTTTGCACCTCGGCTTTCATTCTTTTTCAATTCACATATTGACTTCTTTGAAGAGATTGCTAAGTATAGAGCTGCCCGTCGTATATGGGCGAGGGAGATGCGTAATAAATATGGGGCTAAAGACACAAGGTCATTACTTATGCGATTCCATACACAGACAGCTGGCTGCACTTTAACTGCACAACAGCCTGAAAATAATATTATAAGGACAGCATTTGAGGCACTTTCTGCAGTCTTAGGTGGAACTCAATCTTTGCATACAAATTCAATGGATGAGACTTATGCTTTACCGACAGAGAAGGCAGTGAGAATAGCACTGAGGACACAGCAACTCATAGCATACGAGACAGGTGTTGCCAATACTATAGACCCAGTTGGTGGCTCTTATTATGTTGAGGCATTAACAAATAAATTAGAACACCAAGCCTATGAATACTTTGATAAGATTTCTGCCCTTGGCGGAGTGATTCCAGCAATTGAGAAAGGCTTCTTCCAGCTTGAGATAGCAAAAGCTGCACATAGGTACCAAAAAGAGATAGAAAAAAAAGAGCGAATAATTGTAGGTGTAAACGAGTTCGTAGAAGAAGAGCCAGCTAAGATAGAGCTACTTAAGATACCACCCGAAGTAGAAAAGCAACAAATAGAAAGTCTTAAGCAATTAAAGAAGGAAAGGAACACAACTAAAGTAAAGGAGACACTCCGTGAATTACGGGATGCAGCTAAGGGTGGTGATAATCTGATGCCTAAGATATTGGATGCTGTCAGAGTCTATGCTACACTTGGTGAGATGTGTGATGTCTTGCGTGAAGAATTTGGTGAATACGAAGAGCCACCGATATTCTGGTAA
- a CDS encoding cobalamin B12-binding domain-containing protein: MAKKIRVLVAKPGLDGHDRGAKVVAAALRDAGMEVIYTGLHQTPEQIVEAAIQEDVDVIGVSILSGAHMTIFPKIVKLLKSKGAADIVVCGGGIIPKEDMEALEKQGVKKLFGPGTPTTEIVKWIKGVVKK, encoded by the coding sequence ATGGCAAAGAAGATAAGAGTATTAGTAGCGAAGCCGGGGCTTGACGGTCACGATAGGGGGGCAAAAGTAGTAGCTGCTGCCTTAAGAGATGCGGGGATGGAGGTCATATATACTGGACTGCACCAGACACCTGAGCAAATTGTAGAGGCTGCGATTCAGGAGGATGTAGATGTGATAGGGGTATCAATCCTATCCGGTGCCCATATGACTATATTCCCAAAGATTGTTAAACTACTTAAGTCTAAAGGTGCAGCTGATATAGTTGTTTGTGGTGGTGGCATAATTCCAAAAGAAGATATGGAGGCACTTGAGAAACAAGGCGTTAAAAAGCTATTTGGACCCGGGACTCCAACTACTGAAATAGTGAAGTGGATAAAGGGGGTGGTAAAGAAATGA
- a CDS encoding POTRA domain-containing protein, translating into MFSSNKFWCLTIILLLSNTLNAKVRQGIAQSTGNVYVATEDTIKGDVRCEVGNIVIDGVVDGDVECEIGEVKVNGIVTGDVRVKVGEIYNYGEIMGNTTVSIGEVYGAEIEEKGDVKAAKKVLEGIAFNFPIVSIKVSGMVNVPGQVIRDTMAIHIGDTVDIDKLIRTKKNIEALQYFKTVALNVVREDKGVRLEVKVEENPKIEEVKIEGKSVFSTDELLKELAIPIGEVLKGSVDEKKRVIESMYHKQGYKLAKVTTACEGGVLTFKIDEGYIDKIEITGNKRISTKAIFETLAIKEGDLYNEDKVKEAVKRLEEQFPVKVREKHKVKALIEGGKEGEAVERHKVKVFKLGTGEEGEESIEEALKCVKHEKGVEKAYTIYEEKGKNVLRIPIEEKDFAKTDFFDLRYNRVEGLWWAANFETRTFMPNDWKLKIMGGYAFTPKLWEYRGSIEKPFFYPHTFTIGGEYRNIVDTQDSWIISEGEETASSFFLNRDYYDYYTRQGAGIWLSQVVIPKHKVKIEYNADKYGNIEASDVWTMFNKDRPTRENPQIDEGYLKSIAVAYSCEIGNKTHSIKSWIGVEKAGDQLGGDFEFTRYILDLRSYNELFASNFLDFRVRIGYSNNTLPMQRRFYLGDVGTLHGYYYKEFSGNTMFLGNIEYRLGSKTPQLAILADAGNAWERGGDFSLSELKPSIGLGIQSYGGGFRISVHRRLDKENAPLITYVRFSKTF; encoded by the coding sequence ATGTTTAGCTCAAATAAATTTTGGTGTCTAACCATTATCTTGCTTCTATCTAATACATTAAATGCAAAGGTTAGACAAGGGATAGCACAGTCTACAGGCAATGTTTATGTTGCCACTGAGGATACAATCAAAGGAGATGTTAGGTGTGAGGTAGGTAACATAGTTATCGATGGTGTGGTTGATGGTGATGTTGAATGTGAGATTGGTGAAGTGAAAGTCAATGGGATTGTGACTGGTGATGTAAGAGTTAAGGTTGGCGAGATTTATAATTATGGAGAAATAATGGGTAATACTACAGTGTCTATTGGTGAGGTCTACGGAGCTGAAATCGAGGAAAAAGGAGATGTAAAAGCTGCTAAAAAAGTTTTAGAAGGTATAGCATTCAATTTCCCGATAGTTAGCATAAAAGTGTCGGGTATGGTAAATGTTCCTGGGCAAGTAATTCGTGATACAATGGCTATACATATAGGTGATACCGTTGATATTGATAAACTGATAAGAACTAAAAAGAACATAGAGGCACTACAGTATTTCAAAACTGTAGCTCTTAATGTAGTCAGAGAAGACAAAGGTGTTAGACTTGAGGTTAAAGTTGAAGAAAATCCTAAGATTGAGGAAGTAAAAATAGAGGGAAAGTCAGTATTTTCAACTGATGAGCTACTTAAAGAATTAGCAATCCCTATTGGGGAAGTGTTGAAAGGGAGTGTTGATGAGAAAAAGAGGGTCATTGAGTCAATGTATCACAAGCAAGGATATAAGTTAGCCAAGGTAACAACAGCTTGTGAAGGCGGGGTACTCACTTTTAAGATTGACGAAGGCTACATTGATAAGATAGAAATCACAGGGAATAAAAGGATATCTACCAAAGCCATTTTTGAGACACTTGCTATAAAAGAGGGTGATTTATACAATGAGGATAAAGTCAAAGAAGCTGTGAAAAGATTAGAGGAACAATTTCCAGTAAAAGTGAGAGAAAAGCATAAAGTGAAAGCATTAATTGAAGGAGGTAAAGAAGGAGAGGCTGTTGAGAGACATAAAGTAAAGGTATTTAAATTAGGGACTGGTGAAGAGGGAGAAGAGTCAATTGAGGAAGCTCTTAAATGTGTAAAGCATGAGAAAGGAGTAGAGAAGGCGTATACAATTTATGAGGAAAAAGGTAAAAATGTGCTAAGAATCCCTATCGAAGAGAAAGACTTTGCAAAAACTGACTTTTTTGATTTAAGATACAACCGAGTTGAAGGCTTATGGTGGGCTGCTAATTTTGAGACAAGAACTTTTATGCCTAATGATTGGAAGCTTAAAATTATGGGTGGCTATGCCTTCACTCCTAAGCTATGGGAATACAGAGGTAGCATAGAGAAGCCATTTTTCTATCCGCATACCTTTACTATCGGGGGTGAATATCGCAATATTGTAGATACACAGGATAGCTGGATTATCAGTGAGGGTGAAGAGACAGCATCATCATTTTTCTTAAACAGAGATTATTATGATTATTACACTAGACAAGGTGCTGGTATTTGGCTGTCACAGGTGGTGATTCCCAAGCACAAAGTAAAGATTGAATACAATGCAGACAAATACGGAAACATTGAGGCAAGTGATGTATGGACTATGTTCAATAAGGACAGGCCTACACGCGAAAATCCACAAATTGATGAGGGCTATCTTAAAAGTATCGCTGTAGCTTATAGTTGTGAGATTGGTAATAAAACGCACAGTATAAAATCATGGATTGGAGTTGAAAAAGCAGGAGACCAGTTAGGTGGTGACTTTGAGTTCACTCGCTACATACTGGACTTACGAAGCTATAATGAATTATTTGCTTCTAATTTTCTTGACTTCCGAGTTAGAATAGGGTATTCTAATAATACATTACCTATGCAAAGGAGATTTTACCTTGGAGATGTTGGCACTTTACATGGCTACTACTATAAAGAGTTCTCTGGCAATACTATGTTTCTTGGTAACATAGAGTATAGACTTGGGAGCAAGACACCTCAACTCGCCATTTTGGCTGATGCCGGTAATGCATGGGAGAGAGGGGGTGACTTTAGTTTATCCGAGTTAAAGCCAAGCATTGGATTAGGGATTCAGAGTTATGGCGGCGGATTTAGAATCAGTGTACATAGACGACTGGATAAGGAAAATGCTCCTTTAATAACATATGTTAGGTTTAGTAAAACTTTTTAG
- a CDS encoding MBL fold metallo-hydrolase has product MRFGESNLELLSDGKFWLDGGAMFGIVPKVIWNRLNPADSENRIELGLNCLLIQVGDKNILVDTGIGEKMDEKFKGMYRVDKTCNLNDSLQKLGLSHDSIGVVINTHLHFDHCGGNTRIENGKLVPSFPNAKYVIQRGEWDAAINPNERTRASYLKENLVPIEEAGLLNLIDGDTEIVPGVKTIVTGGHTAGHQVVLIESHGNSEGSCGKALYLADLIPTTSHIKLPYVMGYDLYPLETMKKKRELLNIAVKEHWLLIFEHDPKIGMGYLSEDEGKLKLNPIH; this is encoded by the coding sequence ATGAGATTTGGCGAGTCTAATTTAGAACTCCTTTCAGATGGCAAGTTTTGGCTTGATGGTGGTGCTATGTTTGGTATAGTGCCTAAGGTCATCTGGAACAGACTTAATCCTGCAGATAGTGAAAACAGGATTGAGCTTGGTCTTAATTGCTTATTGATACAAGTAGGTGATAAAAATATACTTGTAGATACAGGGATTGGCGAAAAAATGGATGAAAAATTTAAGGGTATGTATAGGGTAGATAAGACTTGTAATTTAAATGACTCTTTACAAAAGCTTGGACTTAGCCACGACTCTATAGGTGTTGTTATAAATACACACCTCCACTTTGACCACTGTGGCGGTAACACAAGGATTGAAAATGGCAAGCTTGTTCCATCATTTCCGAATGCTAAATATGTAATACAACGTGGTGAGTGGGATGCTGCCATCAACCCAAATGAGCGTACTCGTGCCAGCTATTTAAAAGAGAATTTGGTCCCTATTGAAGAGGCTGGTTTACTTAATCTAATAGATGGGGATACAGAAATTGTGCCGGGTGTTAAAACTATTGTGACTGGTGGGCATACAGCAGGACATCAAGTTGTGTTAATTGAGTCACATGGTAATTCCGAAGGATCCTGTGGAAAAGCTTTATATCTTGCTGACTTGATTCCAACAACATCACATATCAAACTACCCTATGTGATGGGTTATGACTTGTATCCATTAGAGACAATGAAAAAGAAGAGAGAGTTATTAAATATAGCAGTTAAAGAACACTGGCTACTTATATTTGAGCATGACCCAAAAATTGGGATGGGGTATTTAAGTGAAGATGAAGGCAAGCTTAAATTGAATCCTATTCATTGA
- a CDS encoding ATP-binding protein, producing MPYFIVAVGLAVVITLLYLLLRRYTPKFRSKLILIFICFLLIPTIPLTFLTLNLLTRNIDVWSNKRIVSALEDSFTISEKLKETQGEEGLDLKTRNKIQNIVGVLQIVKQLQLFKKSIKVILWLLFSVGVIMLVVAGVVIASRLSKGIERPIHNLVQGTQKITQGDFGYQIPVESKDEIGNLTDSFNKMSKDLETQREALKTTERLKAWQEIARRVSHEIKNPLTSIGISIDRLTPNLKEERDKECLTTIKEELENLRHLATEFSEFARMPEPNFVRCDLNEIVKSVVELYSGEQKIKVNYFKDIPDIFIDKNGIRRVLTNLIKNSIEAAGQISVSTSVDNEWAIVTVADTGSGISKDVLAKIFDPYVTTKYKGTGLGFTIAKKIIVDHQGEITINSEEGRGTIAVVKLPIKKKV from the coding sequence ATGCCATATTTTATCGTTGCAGTTGGACTTGCTGTAGTAATTACTCTCCTATATCTTTTGCTCCGAAGATATACTCCAAAATTTAGGTCAAAATTGATACTCATTTTTATTTGTTTTTTGCTTATACCAACTATACCACTTACTTTCCTGACCTTAAATCTGCTTACGAGGAACATAGATGTGTGGTCAAACAAGAGAATAGTAAGTGCACTTGAAGACTCATTTACTATATCAGAAAAGCTTAAGGAGACACAAGGAGAGGAAGGATTAGATTTAAAGACAAGGAATAAAATACAAAACATAGTAGGGGTGCTTCAAATTGTAAAGCAGTTACAGTTGTTTAAAAAGTCGATTAAAGTAATACTATGGCTTTTATTTTCTGTCGGTGTGATTATGTTGGTTGTTGCAGGTGTAGTTATTGCTTCAAGACTGAGTAAAGGGATTGAAAGACCTATTCATAACTTAGTTCAGGGGACACAGAAAATTACACAAGGTGACTTTGGTTATCAAATTCCTGTAGAATCAAAAGACGAAATTGGGAATCTAACCGACTCCTTTAATAAGATGAGTAAGGACCTCGAGACACAGCGAGAAGCTCTTAAAACTACAGAGCGATTAAAAGCGTGGCAAGAGATAGCAAGAAGAGTATCACATGAGATAAAAAACCCACTCACTTCTATTGGAATTTCTATTGATAGGTTGACTCCAAATTTAAAAGAAGAAAGAGATAAGGAATGTTTAACTACAATAAAAGAAGAGTTAGAAAATTTACGGCATCTTGCAACCGAATTCTCAGAATTTGCAAGAATGCCAGAGCCAAACTTTGTGCGATGTGATTTAAATGAGATTGTAAAGAGTGTAGTTGAGCTTTATAGTGGAGAGCAAAAAATAAAAGTGAATTACTTTAAAGATATTCCTGATATTTTTATTGATAAGAACGGTATTAGAAGGGTGCTTACAAATTTGATAAAAAATAGTATAGAAGCAGCTGGCCAGATATCTGTATCCACATCAGTGGATAACGAGTGGGCAATAGTTACAGTAGCCGATACCGGGAGTGGAATCTCAAAAGATGTTTTAGCTAAAATATTTGACCCCTATGTAACTACAAAATATAAAGGGACTGGACTTGGCTTCACTATAGCAAAAAAGATAATAGTAGACCATCAAGGAGAGATAACTATAAATTCAGAAGAAGGAAGAGGCACAATAGCAGTAGTTAAGTTACCAATAAAGAAGAAGGTCTAA
- a CDS encoding T9SS type A sorting domain-containing protein, with the protein MLRLIAKAVIVTILGLPGLANVVSAGWEKTYGGTHWDFGYSVAQTRDGGYIIAGSTWSYGAGESDVYLIKVDAYGVEETVKSEIRMTNDELLEVYPNPFSGKTVIRIQGLGRGLINQTPTLQIYDLAGRLVKSFPLITDHFLLITAVSWDGKDEAGKFVDSGVYFCKLTTGNKSITKKIIVVR; encoded by the coding sequence ATGTTAAGGTTGATTGCTAAGGCTGTAATAGTGACTATATTGGGGTTACCAGGTTTGGCTAATGTAGTATCTGCTGGCTGGGAAAAGACATATGGCGGAACTCATTGGGACTTCGGTTACTCAGTGGCACAGACGAGAGACGGTGGCTATATTATAGCTGGATCTACTTGGTCATATGGGGCAGGAGAGTCTGATGTATATCTTATAAAGGTTGATGCTTATGGAGTAGAAGAGACGGTAAAATCCGAAATCCGAATGACGAATGACGAATTGTTAGAAGTATATCCTAATCCATTCAGTGGGAAAACAGTGATTAGGATTCAGGGATTAGGTAGGGGTTTGATTAATCAAACCCCTACACTACAAATCTATGATCTGGCTGGTAGATTAGTTAAGTCTTTTCCACTTATCACTGATCACTTCTTACTAATCACTGCTGTTTCTTGGGATGGTAAGGATGAAGCTGGAAAATTTGTTGACTCAGGTGTATACTTTTGCAAGCTTACTACTGGTAATAAAAGTATAACAAAGAAAATAATTGTTGTGAGATAA